The following are from one region of the Candidatus Acidulodesulfobacterium ferriphilum genome:
- the queD gene encoding 6-carboxytetrahydropterin synthase QueD — MYELKVLSSFSSAHALRGYNGKCENIHGHNWRVETTVTSNVLNEIGLVIDFKLLKKYVDGVMEILDHKFINELDFFKEVNPSAENIARYIYEELEKIIGLNEYNECKDIRITRVDVYETSSSMASYRKN; from the coding sequence ATGTATGAATTAAAAGTATTATCGAGTTTCTCTTCCGCCCATGCGCTCAGGGGATATAACGGCAAGTGTGAAAATATTCATGGACATAACTGGCGGGTTGAAACCACGGTTACTTCCAATGTATTGAATGAAATAGGTTTAGTTATCGATTTCAAATTGCTAAAAAAGTATGTTGACGGGGTAATGGAAATACTCGACCATAAATTTATAAATGAACTCGATTTTTTTAAAGAAGTTAATCCATCTGCGGAAAATATTGCAAGATATATATACGAAGAGCTTGAAAAAATAATCGGTCTCAATGAATACAATGAGTGTAAAGATATTAGAATAACAAGAGTCGATGTTTACGAAACTTCTTCATCGATGGCATCATATCGTAAAAATTGA
- a CDS encoding sulfide/dihydroorotate dehydrogenase-like FAD/NAD-binding protein, protein MYEIVGRKSMGEGINLYNILAPDIASKALPGQFIILRVYGKGERIPITIAKTDKNDGTVTILVQTLGKTTHMLSELNVGDSLADVVGPLGVPTEIIKFGTVVCIGGGFGIAAIYPIAKALKESGNKVISIIGARSKNLLLMEDEMRAVSTELLVATNDGSYGTKGIVTDVLKELIDDKKEPVDRVIAIGPVIMMKAVSDLTRDKSIKTIVSLNPIMIDGTGMCGACRVLVDKKTKFACVDGPDFDGHKVDFDNLMNRLKFYKEEEKASYECHTKEHHQS, encoded by the coding sequence ATGTATGAAATAGTTGGCAGAAAAAGTATGGGGGAAGGTATTAATTTATATAATATTTTGGCTCCCGATATTGCCTCGAAGGCTTTGCCCGGACAATTTATCATCTTAAGGGTTTACGGAAAAGGAGAAAGAATACCTATAACTATTGCAAAAACCGACAAAAATGACGGAACCGTCACTATATTAGTTCAAACGCTCGGCAAAACAACGCATATGCTTAGCGAATTGAATGTGGGAGATAGTTTGGCAGATGTGGTTGGTCCGCTGGGCGTTCCTACGGAAATCATTAAATTCGGGACCGTGGTTTGCATTGGCGGAGGATTTGGCATAGCGGCAATTTACCCTATCGCCAAGGCTTTAAAAGAGAGCGGGAATAAAGTTATTTCTATTATAGGCGCGAGAAGCAAGAACCTTTTGTTAATGGAAGATGAAATGAGGGCCGTCAGTACGGAACTTTTAGTTGCTACAAACGACGGCAGTTACGGAACAAAGGGTATTGTTACGGATGTTTTAAAAGAGCTTATAGATGATAAAAAAGAACCCGTAGATAGAGTTATTGCAATTGGGCCGGTAATTATGATGAAGGCCGTCAGCGATTTAACAAGGGATAAGTCTATTAAGACTATCGTCAGCCTAAATCCAATCATGATTGACGGGACCGGTATGTGCGGCGCTTGCAGGGTGCTTGTAGATAAAAAAACCAAATTCGCCTGCGTGGATGGACCGGACTTTGACGGCCATAAGGTTGATTTTGATAATCTTATGAACAGGCTTAAATTTTATAAGGAAGAAGAAAAGGCTTCTTATGAATGCCATACGAAAGAACATCATCAAAGTTAA
- the gltA gene encoding NADPH-dependent glutamate synthase, with translation MDEGKDLNKDNSLDTKARLKIKRHEMASQPPEERKRNFKEVPYGYSPEEAIEEAKRCIQCKSEVPECVKGCPVNIDILGFINLIEKGDFLAAAKKIKETNSLPAICGRVCPQEDQCEKLCVIGRRKDTPSVAIGNLERFVADYEAKYGNTGITVKADKGKKVAVIGGGPAGLTVAGDLCKMGYSVSIFEALHEIGGVLMYGIPEFRLPKEILLRELKVLEDMGVEIFTNAVIGKTFTVDELLEKKGYSAVFIGTGAGTPKFLNIPGEELNGVYSANEFLTRVNLMRAYNKSEYDTPMKCGKTLVVFGAGNTAMDAVRTGLRLGYEDARIFYRRSRKEMTARLEEVHHAEEEGIKFEFLINPVRFIGDENQNVKAVECQRMELGEPDESGRRRPIPIKGSEFITAIEAAVIAIGTNANPIVPNSTPGMDLNKWGHIVADENTGRTTKKGVFAGGDIVTGAATVILAMGAGKKAAVSINEYLRTGTW, from the coding sequence ATGGATGAGGGTAAAGATTTAAACAAAGACAATTCATTGGACACGAAGGCCCGTCTTAAAATTAAAAGACATGAGATGGCTTCCCAGCCCCCCGAAGAAAGGAAGCGAAACTTCAAGGAGGTGCCTTACGGATATTCTCCCGAAGAAGCAATAGAAGAGGCTAAAAGGTGCATTCAGTGCAAAAGCGAAGTGCCCGAATGCGTAAAAGGATGTCCTGTAAATATTGATATCCTCGGTTTTATAAACCTTATCGAGAAAGGCGATTTTTTGGCTGCCGCTAAAAAGATTAAAGAGACTAACTCCCTTCCCGCAATTTGCGGCAGAGTTTGTCCGCAGGAAGACCAATGTGAAAAACTATGCGTGATTGGCAGAAGAAAAGATACGCCGTCCGTCGCAATCGGCAATTTAGAAAGATTTGTTGCCGACTATGAGGCAAAATACGGAAATACCGGTATTACGGTAAAAGCCGACAAAGGTAAAAAAGTTGCCGTCATAGGGGGCGGACCTGCAGGCTTGACGGTGGCGGGAGACTTATGCAAAATGGGGTACAGTGTTTCCATATTTGAAGCGCTCCACGAAATTGGGGGTGTTTTAATGTACGGGATTCCCGAGTTCAGGCTTCCAAAGGAAATACTTTTGAGAGAGCTAAAGGTTTTAGAGGATATGGGCGTTGAGATTTTTACAAATGCTGTTATAGGAAAAACTTTTACGGTAGATGAATTACTTGAAAAAAAGGGATATAGCGCCGTCTTTATCGGAACCGGCGCCGGAACGCCAAAATTTCTTAATATACCGGGGGAAGAACTAAACGGTGTTTATTCGGCAAACGAGTTTCTTACGAGGGTTAATTTAATGCGCGCATACAATAAATCTGAATACGATACGCCGATGAAATGTGGCAAAACTCTTGTCGTATTTGGCGCAGGCAATACCGCAATGGATGCGGTAAGAACAGGTTTGCGGCTTGGATACGAGGATGCGCGGATTTTTTATAGACGCTCAAGAAAGGAGATGACGGCAAGGCTTGAAGAGGTGCACCACGCCGAAGAGGAAGGGATTAAATTTGAATTTTTAATTAATCCCGTAAGGTTTATCGGTGACGAAAATCAAAATGTTAAGGCTGTCGAATGCCAGAGAATGGAACTGGGAGAGCCGGATGAAAGCGGCAGAAGAAGACCTATCCCGATTAAGGGATCGGAGTTTATAACCGCTATAGAAGCCGCTGTTATTGCGATTGGAACTAATGCAAACCCTATTGTGCCGAATTCCACGCCGGGGATGGATTTAAATAAATGGGGACACATAGTTGCCGATGAAAATACAGGAAGAACCACAAAAAAGGGCGTTTTCGCAGGCGGCGATATTGTAACGGGCGCGGCAACCGTTATACTGGCGATGGGGGCAGGCAAAAAGGCTGCGGTCTCCATAAATGAATATCTCAGGACAGGTACATGGTAA
- a CDS encoding tetratricopeptide repeat protein, which yields MNSKIDKKVNHLKIIQKDIAENIGKIKEIGIPSLRYGYYFNKNDQYFISKILNDSKKYYVKLSYVKLNYFKKHKNREIYSFKISGYGKPKNIYLFIKTLEYNDKIQLNKFLIKNKTNRDYVSFYSDLSVYAIKKTDVLTHILKYKRNLTPPPQTFGTINPFFAPAASKKYVKKIKSARKYPPEVKSKKLKIEKEKISNKAYEKLAYKAKLKKSDYYNKKGVAFFVREDYSRAFEMFKKAIALNPSNYQALSNAALDNYEKKDYNNALLYGKEALKQKNVWQINFILGLIYLRSGDFLRAKHYFARSLELNPSNYKIKYYLNIAEKGR from the coding sequence ATGAATTCTAAAATAGACAAGAAAGTTAATCACTTAAAAATAATACAAAAAGATATTGCCGAAAATATAGGTAAAATAAAGGAAATAGGCATCCCATCCCTTAGATATGGATACTATTTTAATAAAAACGACCAATATTTTATTTCAAAAATTTTAAATGATTCCAAAAAATATTATGTAAAATTAAGCTATGTAAAATTAAACTATTTTAAAAAACATAAAAACAGAGAAATATATTCCTTTAAAATTTCAGGATACGGGAAGCCTAAAAATATTTATTTATTTATAAAGACATTGGAATATAACGATAAAATCCAATTAAATAAATTTTTAATTAAAAACAAAACGAACAGGGATTATGTCTCGTTTTATTCGGATTTATCCGTATATGCTATAAAAAAAACGGATGTCTTAACGCATATTTTAAAATATAAACGCAATTTAACCCCGCCCCCGCAAACATTTGGAACTATTAACCCCTTTTTTGCTCCCGCCGCGTCTAAAAAATATGTAAAAAAAATTAAATCTGCGAGGAAATATCCGCCGGAAGTAAAAAGTAAAAAATTGAAAATTGAAAAAGAAAAAATTTCCAATAAAGCTTATGAAAAGTTGGCATATAAAGCAAAACTAAAAAAATCCGATTATTACAATAAAAAAGGAGTTGCATTTTTTGTACGGGAAGATTATAGCAGGGCTTTCGAAATGTTTAAAAAAGCTATAGCCCTAAACCCTTCAAATTATCAGGCTTTGTCAAATGCGGCTCTTGATAATTATGAAAAAAAAGATTACAATAATGCTTTACTTTATGGCAAAGAGGCGCTAAAGCAAAAAAATGTATGGCAGATTAATTTTATTTTAGGGCTGATTTATTTGCGTAGCGGAGACTTTTTAAGAGCAAAGCATTATTTTGCCAGATCATTAGAGTTAAATCCTTCAAATTATAAAATTAAATATTATTTAAATATCGCTGAAAAAGGACGATAA
- a CDS encoding HAD family hydrolase yields the protein MIKILDKFDSIIFDLDGTLIDSFEAINDAFDEVFSRFQGRTITFQESNSYVGVPLEGLLGELFGKENQDEAIEVFRNKYKEVCFEKTSLIGGVKELLIYFKKKGKSLNVATNKTGSISRKLLEHLEIGNLFDYVFGVYDGLPGKPSPEMIQKIVEKTNISLSSTILVGDSPIDIMTAKNAGIRIFSVASGNHSYEELQSFNPDFISMSISGLMPNGNNK from the coding sequence ATGATTAAAATTTTAGATAAATTTGATTCAATAATTTTTGATCTCGACGGAACATTAATCGATTCTTTTGAAGCTATTAACGATGCCTTCGATGAAGTTTTTTCCAGATTTCAGGGGAGAACCATAACTTTTCAAGAATCCAACTCCTATGTCGGCGTTCCGCTCGAAGGCCTTTTGGGCGAGCTTTTTGGAAAGGAAAATCAGGATGAGGCGATCGAAGTTTTCAGAAATAAATATAAAGAGGTTTGTTTTGAAAAAACTTCGCTGATCGGCGGGGTAAAAGAACTTTTAATTTATTTTAAGAAAAAGGGAAAGTCTTTAAATGTAGCCACAAACAAAACCGGTTCGATTTCAAGGAAATTACTGGAGCATTTGGAAATAGGCAATTTATTTGATTATGTTTTTGGCGTGTATGACGGACTTCCGGGGAAACCCTCCCCGGAAATGATTCAAAAAATAGTTGAAAAAACCAATATTTCTTTATCCTCAACAATATTGGTAGGGGATTCCCCTATAGACATAATGACTGCTAAGAATGCAGGTATCCGCATTTTCAGCGTTGCATCTGGAAACCATTCCTATGAAGAACTTCAATCGTTTAACCCTGATTTTATATCGATGTCTATCTCCGGATTAATGCCGAACGGTAATAATAAATGA